Proteins encoded in a region of the Coffea eugenioides isolate CCC68of chromosome 4, Ceug_1.0, whole genome shotgun sequence genome:
- the LOC113769080 gene encoding transcription factor MYB98-like — protein MELNKKCRDQDSNQKLSLPTSSLEPEIHKESWMDSNQAKDFLEDFPHLDDLPIAGSSSTADDFFDPLFNRSSTIGFEFLEYEPFEESDNNIGGLSIYNGMEAPVVDANLPDHNLIPSSHQQVNPMDISIQGESSRIAADSGKFSNNAPPSLPRNPERVQNITKSAKEQWTPEEDRALIQHVENFGVGKWSQISKILQGRKGKQCRDRWHNHLMSDIKKDTWTEEEDKILVEVHAEIGSKWVEIAKRLPGRTENSIKNHWHAATRRLFSGRKCSKKWPTPSILLQNYIKSLHTEKDRNGSRNASTSNAPSIAGQGESSVPDQDPMELSNV, from the exons ATGGAACTTAACAAGAAATGTAGGGACCAAGACAGCAATCAAAAGCTTTCTTTACCTACCAGTTCTTTAGAACCTGAAATCCATAAAGAATCTTGGATGGATAGCAACCAGGCAAAGGATTTTCTGGAAGATTTTCCACACCTTGACGACTTGCCTATTGCAGGATCATCATCAACTGCTGATGATTTCTTTGATCCCTTGTTCAATAGATCTTCAACAATAGGTTTCGAGTTTTTAGAGTACGAGCCATTTGAAGAAAGTGATAATAACATTGGTGGCTTGTCAATCTATAATGGCATGGAAGCTCCGGTAGTGGATGCAAATTTACCGGACCATAACCTCATCCCCTCGAGTCATCAACAAGTTAATCCTATGGATATCTCGATCCAAGGTGAGAGCTCGCGCATAGCTGCTGATAGCGGCAAATTTTCCAATAATGCCCCGCCTTCTTTGCCGAGAAATCCTGAGCGAGTTCAAAACATAACTAAATCAGCAAAGGAGCAATGGACCCCGGAAGAAGATAG GGCACTAATCCAACATGTAGAAAATTTTGGGGTTGGAAAATGGTCTCAAATTTCTAAGATACTGCAAGGGAGGAAAGGGAAGCAGTGTAGAGATAGATGGCACAATCATTTGATGTCAGATATCAAG AAGGATACATGGACGGAGGAGGAAGATAAAATCTTGGTCGAGGTTCATGCTGAAATAGGAAGCAAATGGGTAGAAATTGCAAAGAGACTGCCTGGAAGGACTGAAAACTCCATCAAGAACCATTGGCATGCAGCCACAAGAAGGCTATTCTCGGGGCGAAAATGCAGCAAAAAATGGCCAACACCTAGCATTCTTCTGCAAAACTACATAAAGAGCTTGCATACCGAGAAAGATCGCAATGGAAGCAGAAATGCTTCAACAAGTAATGCTCCAAGTATCGCTGGTCAAGGAGAAAGTTCTGTCCCTGATCAGGATCCAATGGAGTTAAGCAATGTGTGA